In Camelina sativa cultivar DH55 chromosome 16, Cs, whole genome shotgun sequence, a single window of DNA contains:
- the LOC104750746 gene encoding squamosa promoter-binding-like protein 6, producing MDSWSYGRSVFLGNGTLLPSDSFAENRNFGQSLSNRLENDDDDDHHHVLISDLAGDSNGFSAVSIRKVVPSNLLHEEVEEEEEKQSSSSSKFSSQELSRIDFKLRNLLDLGNNDDTSSSGFALPAKKPRASNLCSQKPLCQVYGCNLDLSSSKDYHKRHRVCDTHSKTSVVIVNGLEQRFCQQCSRFHFLSEFDDGKRSCRRRLAGHNERRRKPAFYYLPGKRHKLLRTSQGVVGNKFLENSSVNDFSLVLPEEFPGTFLYRVIDEHDHHASSRLVSFKDEPTCSMFPAVGQNSSRIYESKPAVHSPEVSSIWDLHESASRSTCALSLLSAQSQQQHIPETPNTTFSITQPNHSPVDFNQMERLWIDPGKTNPAGSSSCTVKGSSTVDLLQLSSHLQRIEQQRNFTDDVKQEYNELYFTGS from the exons ATGGATTCTTGGAGCTACGGGAgaagtgtgttcttgggaaaTGGAACTCTTTTACCTTCTGATTCTTTTGCTGAGAATAGAAATTTTGGACAGAGTCTCTCTAATAGATTggagaatgatgatgatgatgatcatcatcatgtgTTGATTTCTGACTTGGCTGGTGATTCCAATGGATTTAGTGCTGTTTCCATTAGGAAAGTGGTTCCTTCCAATCTGTTGCacgaggaggtggaggaggaagaggagaaacaatcttcttcttcttcaaagttcTCTAGTCAGGAATTGTCTAGGATAGATTTCAAACTTAGGAACCTTTTGGATTTAGGAAATAATGATGATACCTCCTCTAGTGGTTTTGCTCTGCCAGCTAAAAAGCCTCGAGCTTCAAACCTGTGCTCTCAGAAGCCCTTGTGTCAAGTGTATGGGTGTAATTTGGATCTGAGCTCTTCGAAAGATTACCACAAAAGGCATAGAGTGTGCGACACTCATTCTAAAACTTCCGTGGTCATAGTTAATGGTCTTGAACAGAGGTTTTGTCAGCAGTGCAGcag GTTTCATTTCCTCTCAGAGTTTGATGATGGCAAAAGAAGTTGCAGAAGGCGATTAGCTGGTCACAATGAGCGACGAAGGAAACCTGCATTCTATTATTTACCGGGGAAGCGCCATAAGCTTCTTCGCACCTCTCAAG GTGTGGTAGGCAACAAGTTTCTGGAGAATTCATCAGTCAATGACTTCTCGTTGGTCTTGCCAGAAGAGTTTCCCGGTACTTTCTTATACAGAGTAATCGATGAGCACGACCACCATGCTAGTAGTAGACTCGTGAGTTTCAAAGATGAACCTACTTGCTCCATGTTTCCTGCGGTTGGGCAAAACAGCAGCAGGATTTATGAATCTAAACCAGCGGTTCATTCTCCGGAAGTATCCTCTATTTGGGACTTACATGAGTCGGCGTCACGCTCTACTtgtgctctctctcttctgtcaGCTCAGTCCCAACAACAACACATCCCTGAAACTCCAAACACAACTTTCTCAATCACCCAACCAAATCACTCACCAGTAGACTTTAATCAGATGGAACGGTTATGGATCGATCCTGGCAAGACCAATCCTGCTGGATCTAGTTCATGTACCGTAAAAGGATCATCCACTGTTGATCTACTACAACTGTCATCACATCTGCAAAGAATCGAACAACAGAGGAACTTTACTGATGATGTGAAGCAAGAATATAATGAGCTTTATTTCACTGGCTCCTAA
- the LOC104750747 gene encoding protein CRABS CLAW-like encodes MNLEEKPPTMTSKASSQAEHLYYVRCSICNTILAVGIPLKRMLDTVTVKCGHCGNLSFLTTSPPLQGHVSLTLQMQSFGGSEYKKGSSSSSSSSTSSDQPPSPTPPFVVKPPEKKQRLPSAYNRFMRDEIQRIKSANPEIPHREAFSAAAKNWAKYIPNSPTSITSGGNNIHGLGFGEKK; translated from the exons ATGAACCTTGAAGAGAAACCGCCAACCATGACTTCAAAAGCTTCATCTCAAGCCGAACACCTCTATTACGTCCGCTGTAGCATCTGCAACACCATCCTTGCG GTTGGGATACCATTGAAGAGAATGCTTGACACTGTAACGGTGAAATGCGGCCATTGTGGTAACCTCTCGTTTCTCACCACTAGCCCTCCTCTGCAAGGCCATGTTAGCCTCACCCTTCAG ATGCAGAGCTTTGGTGGGAGTGAGTATAAGAAgggaagctcttcttcttcctcttcctctacctCCAGTGACCAGCCACCATCTCCCACACCACCGTTTGTCGTTAAAC CTCctgagaagaagcagagactTCCATCAGCTTACAACCGCTTCATGag GGATGAGATACAACGCATCAAAAGTGCTAATCCGGAAATACCACATCGTGAAGCTTTCAGTGCTGCTGCCAAAAAT TGGGCTAAGTACATACCCAACTCTCCTACTTCCATTACTTCCGGAGGCAACAACATCCAT ggCTTGGGGTTCGGTGAGAAGAAGTGA